A window of Coffea eugenioides isolate CCC68of unplaced genomic scaffold, Ceug_1.0 ScVebR1_583;HRSCAF=1282, whole genome shotgun sequence contains these coding sequences:
- the LOC113758589 gene encoding sporulation-specific protein 15-like — protein sequence MDKNNKNRTDLLAAGRKKLQQFRQKKDGKGGKSSGKSSKPGRDANSDAAKSTATSDKVLDEELSVSDAGEVITSSELNPLNDPVVVDDNVSIVDLSLKDGAGETTLELADEKLRLEDSKRDVEDAKVSVPFEGGGVTDGHANVEFVDSRSLGIFVSDEKSTSCKMQGPVDLSSEVERNEEEQEAGSSVSKKTDPGSEIWTQRVVPDAVVHETDRSTQPDDVVASPNVQDGQISDAFGSSSESAQVDNIYKQDAAEVLLGFEDDGLATSFRNNMLKLPSRSDACSISLSQLQEVMNGLENDQFRFVFCSRESLFEKLTISLGLNGSEFFSFVEKLKQELYLSSFARDASQMQLCEQLELEMQLHNQFEKLVDELSVSSTTIREVQGQNAILSEELKQCRSECHEFSSEREKLSQQLHASKAEVEEFSARVDNLQNRLEISGGNMSSLASELADGRNLVASLQVQNENLNGMLSLVMEEKMKVVEDKENFLQENNKMAAELAQSKASLASLQLANVNLSECLASIKEETRKFDEEKEFLACENGKLLSDLSDSNALVQSLQAENASLSGLLAALEDEKRKLHVAQEYLVQENEKLALNIVDSRILVDGLQMELSDITGSLASLIEERNKLEEEKQHLSSKNESGSRELLESKSVLAGLQIEFSKAIRDLEEANLHVEKLSQENVLLRTNIELHIAEMSSPEDTAYQVKDTGGQIIASDDISSQIPRTEESQTAISEFRRTSSESAPHGSLPRQIVMGDPDVSSGSAFWKMHLEANEVLQKLENAIEGMHSILASLSSSSGKYVQSGVSKLIQAFETKTHADDDEIDEVPSSESAETRHLFMQAKQQTKSLQVVLKQMLLLAESASKSFEGERKSRIALLVSIEK from the exons ATGGACAAAAATAATAAGAACAGGACCGATCTACTCGCCGCCGGCCGTAAAAAG CTACAACAATTCAGGCAGAAGAAAGATGGTAAAGGGGGTAAATCGTCTGGTAAGTCCAGCAAACCTGGACGTGATGCAAACAGTGATGCTGCAAAATCTACAGCAACATCTGACAAAGTTCTTGATGAAGAATTGTCAGTGTCTGATGCTGGTGAAGTTATTACTTCATCGGAGTTGAATCCTTTAAATGATCCGGTAGTGGTTGATGATAATGTTTCTATTGTTGATCTGTCATTGAAAGATGGTGCTGGTGAAACAACTTTAGAATTGGCAGATGAGAAGCTGAGATTGGAGGATTCTAAACGTGATGTTGAAGATGCCAAAGTATCAGTTCCATTTGAAGGTGGAGGTGTTACTGATGGCCATGCAAATGTTGAATTTGTTGATTCAAGAAGTTTGGGTATTTTTGTATCCGATGAGAAATCTACATCCTGTAAAATGCAAGGGCCTGTTGATTTGTCATCTGAAGTAGAGAGGAACGAGGAAGAGCAG GAAGCTGGCAGTTCAGTTTCAAAGAAAACTGATCCAGGTAGTGAGATATGGACTCAAAGAGTGGTTCCTGATGCTGTAGTACATGAAACTGATCGAAGCACCCAACCAGATGATGTTGTTGCAAGTCCAAATGTTCAAGATGGGCAGATCAGTGATGCTTTTGGTTCATCAAGTGAAAGTGCTCAAGTAGACAACATTTACAAACAGGATGCTGCAGAGGTTCTTCTCGGGTTCGAGGATGATGGCTTGGCAACTTCTTTCAGGAACAATATGCTGAAATTGCCTTCTAGATCAGATGCATGCTCAATTAGCCTCTCACAACTTCAAGAGGTGATGAACGGGCTTGAGAATGATCAATTCAGATTTGTGTTTTGTTCAAGAGAATCTCTATTTGAGAAGTTGACAATTTCTCTGGGTTTGAATGGTTCAGAATTCTTtagttttgttgaaaaactCAAACAAGAGTTGTATCTTTCGAGTTTTGCAAGAGATGCAAGTCAAATGCAACTTTGTGAGCAGTTGGAACTTGAAATGCAACTTCATAATCAATTTGAGAAGCTGGTTGATGAATTATCTGTATCCAGTACTACAATTCGTGAAGTTCAAGGACAGAATGCAATCCTTTCTGAAGAGCTGAAACAGTGTCGATCTGAATGTCACGAGTTTAGTTCTGAAAGGGAGAAACTCAGTCAACAATTGCATGCTTCAAAGGCTGAAGTTGAGGAATTTTCAGCCCGAGTTGATAACTTGCAGAATAGGTTGGAAATTTCAGGAGGCAATATGTCAAGCCTGGCATCAGAGTTAGCTGACGGCAGGAATTTAGTGGCATCTTTGCAAgtccaaaatgaaaatttaaatgggatgCTTAGTTTGGTGATGGAGGAGAAAATGAAAGTTGTTGAAGATAAGGAGAATTTCTTACAAGAGAATAACAAGATGGCAGCAGAGTTGGCCCAGAGCAAAGCTTCATTGGCATCACTGCAATTGGCAAATGTCAACTTAAGTGAGTGTCTTGCATCAATAAAAGAGGAGACGAGAAAGTTTGATGAGGAAAAGGAGTTTCTTGCCTGTGAAAATGGTAAATTGCTCTCAGACTTGTCAGATTCCAATGCCTTGGTTCAGTCTCTGCAAGCTGAAAATGCAAGTTTGAGTGGCCTCCTTGCTGCTTTAGAGGATGAGAAAAGAAAGCTACATGTGGCACAAGAATATTTGGTCCAGGAGAACGAGAAGCTAGCATTGAATATTGTTGACAGCAGGATTCTAGTAGATGGCCTTCAGATGGAGTTGTCAGACATAACTGGAAGTCTTGCATCATTGATTGAGGAGAGGAACAAGCTTGAGGAAGAGAAGCAACATCTTTCAAGCAAGAATGAGAGTGGATCACGTGAGCTGCTGGAGTCTAAGAGTGTATTAGCAGGCTTGCAGATAGAATTCAGCAAGGCCATAAGAGACCTAGAAGAAGCGAACTTGCATGTTGAAAAACTCAGCCAGGAAAATGTACTTTTGAGAACAAATATTGAGCTGCATATTGCTGAGATGTCTAGTCCTGAGGATACTGCTTATCAAGTAAAAGATACCGGTGGACAGATCATAGCTAGTGATGATATTTCATCTCAAATTCCAAGGACTGAAGAAAGTCAAACTGCAATCTCAGAGTTCAGAAGGACCTCATCTGAAAGTGCTCCTCATGGATCACTTCCTAGACAGATTGTTATGGGTGATCCTGATGTGTCATCGGGGTCAGCATTTTGGAAAATGCACCTGGAGGCAAATGAAGTACTGCAAAAACTTGAGAATGCAATTGAAGGCATGCACTCAATTTTGGCTTCCTTAAGTAGTTCAAGCGGTAAATATGTTCAGTCAGGAGTATCAAAACTTATTCAAGCTTTTGAAACAAAAACTCATGCTGATGACGATGAAATAGATGAAGTGCCATCATCTGAAAGTGCAGAAACTAGGCATCTATTCATGCAAGCTAAACAACAAACAAAAAGCCTGCAAGTTGTTCTTAAGCAGATGCTTCTGCTAGCTGAAAGTGCCAGTAAATCTTTTGAAGGCGAGAGAAAGAGTAGAATCGCTCTTTTAGTTTCAATAGAGAAGTGA